In one Sphingobium sp. MI1205 genomic region, the following are encoded:
- a CDS encoding superoxide dismutase family protein codes for MKNVPFIFALSMAVGLSACASADSGAVNSGSGATASARAALLAADGSSRGEATVTEMADGLHVAVRATGVSPGVHAVHVHMTGTCTPPDFTSAGGHWNPTGRQHGKDNPAGMHMGDMPNMTAGADGTGAMEYVIPGGTLRAGAHPLLDADGAAVVIHAQADDNKSDPAGNAGGRIACGILSAG; via the coding sequence ATGAAAAATGTCCCCTTCATCTTTGCATTGTCGATGGCGGTCGGCCTTTCCGCTTGTGCAAGTGCGGATAGCGGCGCCGTAAATAGCGGATCTGGCGCTACGGCTAGCGCGCGGGCCGCCCTGCTGGCGGCGGATGGATCATCCCGTGGTGAAGCGACGGTCACTGAAATGGCCGACGGCCTGCATGTGGCGGTGCGGGCGACCGGCGTGTCTCCTGGCGTCCATGCGGTTCATGTGCATATGACCGGGACTTGCACGCCCCCCGATTTCACCAGCGCTGGCGGTCATTGGAATCCAACGGGGCGGCAGCATGGCAAGGACAATCCGGCTGGCATGCACATGGGCGACATGCCCAACATGACCGCTGGGGCGGATGGTACAGGCGCGATGGAATATGTCATTCCGGGCGGTACGCTGCGCGCGGGTGCCCATCCCTTGTTGGATGCAGATGGGGCTGCGGTCGTGATTCATGCGCAGGCGGATGACAACAAGAGCGACCCTGCCGGGAATGCGGGTGGCCGCATCGCATGCGGGATATTGTCGGCGGGCTGA
- a CDS encoding OmpA family protein yields MRKLALAAALATTAMATPALARDNSWYIGIDSGVVLVEDQDITFTPGRDPATGLPTTSSTLTDVDYHKGWDGDAVIGYDFGGFRLEAEAGYKRAEVDLDKSGFGGSASALSFMLNGLLDFGADDGLQGFVGGGVGVSRAKLANDLVNDTDTGFAWQALAGVRYPLTNNLDVSLKYRFFNQDDINLVPAYTTSVGVAGGDVETKLRTHSLLLGLTYNFGGEPAAPPPPPPPPPPPPPPPPPPPPVAECSPGPYIVFFEWDKSDVTPDAATILDNAVSAYSNCGSAQVMLAGYADRSGSASYNVGLSQRRADAVKAYMASKGIPDGVMTTQAFGESNPRVETADGVRELQNRRVEITYGPGSGQ; encoded by the coding sequence ATGCGGAAGCTTGCCCTCGCGGCTGCTCTTGCGACCACCGCCATGGCCACACCGGCCTTGGCGCGTGATAACAGCTGGTACATTGGTATCGACTCTGGCGTCGTTCTTGTCGAAGACCAGGACATCACCTTCACCCCCGGCCGCGATCCCGCTACCGGCCTTCCTACCACCAGCAGCACTCTGACTGATGTGGATTACCACAAGGGTTGGGACGGCGACGCCGTCATTGGTTACGACTTCGGCGGCTTCCGTCTGGAAGCCGAAGCCGGCTACAAGCGCGCCGAGGTCGATCTCGACAAGAGCGGCTTCGGCGGTTCGGCATCGGCTCTGTCGTTCATGCTGAACGGCCTGCTTGACTTCGGTGCGGACGATGGCCTGCAGGGCTTCGTCGGCGGCGGTGTCGGCGTTTCGCGCGCCAAGCTGGCCAACGACCTGGTCAATGACACCGACACCGGCTTCGCCTGGCAGGCTCTTGCTGGCGTTCGCTACCCGCTGACCAACAACCTCGACGTGTCGTTGAAGTATCGCTTCTTCAACCAGGACGACATCAACCTCGTCCCGGCATACACCACCTCTGTTGGCGTTGCTGGCGGTGACGTCGAAACCAAGCTGCGCACGCACAGCCTGCTGCTGGGTCTGACCTACAACTTCGGTGGTGAACCGGCTGCTCCGCCGCCGCCCCCGCCGCCGCCCCCGCCGCCGCCCCCGCCCCCGCCGCCGCCTCCGCCGGTTGCTGAGTGCAGCCCTGGGCCGTACATCGTGTTCTTCGAATGGGACAAGTCGGACGTCACGCCTGACGCCGCCACCATTCTGGACAACGCGGTTTCTGCCTACAGCAACTGCGGCAGCGCCCAAGTCATGCTGGCAGGCTATGCGGACCGTTCGGGTTCGGCCTCGTACAACGTCGGCCTGTCGCAGCGCCGTGCTGACGCAGTCAAGGCCTACATGGCGTCGAAGGGTATCCCTGACGGCGTGATGACGACCCAGGCGTTCGGTGAATCGAACCCCCGCGTCGAAACCGCCGACGGTGTTCGCGAACTGCAGAACCGTCGCGTGGAAATCACCTACGGTCCGGGTTCGGGTCAGTAA
- a CDS encoding DUF2793 domain-containing protein, producing the protein MTMDATPRWTLPQLFAGQAQKEVFHNEALVRIDMLLHGQAESADEAAPPSSPIVGQCWIVAAGATGDWAGQDGAVACWTEGGWRFVTPRAGLALWVADRGYSMSHNDGAWRNSPVRADGFHVDGVRVVGAREGAIPAPAGGSSIDSEARAAIGSILSAMRSHGLIEP; encoded by the coding sequence ATGACCATGGATGCGACCCCTCGCTGGACGCTGCCGCAGCTTTTCGCCGGACAGGCGCAGAAGGAGGTTTTTCACAATGAGGCGTTGGTGCGGATCGACATGCTGCTGCACGGGCAGGCCGAGAGTGCGGACGAGGCTGCGCCGCCTTCATCGCCCATAGTGGGGCAGTGCTGGATCGTCGCGGCGGGAGCGACAGGCGACTGGGCAGGGCAGGATGGAGCCGTCGCCTGCTGGACAGAGGGCGGATGGCGCTTCGTCACGCCGCGCGCGGGGCTGGCGCTCTGGGTCGCGGACAGGGGATATTCAATGTCCCACAATGATGGCGCATGGCGAAATTCGCCGGTCCGCGCCGACGGCTTTCACGTTGATGGCGTGCGTGTCGTGGGTGCGCGGGAAGGCGCGATCCCGGCCCCTGCCGGGGGCAGTTCCATCGACAGTGAGGCAAGGGCTGCGATTGGTTCCATTCTATCCGCAATGCGGAGCCATGGTTTGATCGAACCATGA